One window from the genome of Actinoplanes lobatus encodes:
- a CDS encoding phage antirepressor KilAC domain-containing protein — MTDLTVFSYADTGAGIRTVARDGEAWFVASDITGILGYGGGARNAITRLPDRMKGVEEINTPGGLQRMTVISEAGAYRLAMRSNLPDAERFQDWIAEDVIPAIRKTGRYEVAPAIPQTYADALQLAADQARQIEAQAAALAEAAPAAEAWSHLASADGDLSVAEAAKNLSRHPQITIGRDRLFTVMAREKWIYRGESHQRWTVYQYAVDRGWVTEKASSHYHPRTGELVLDPPQVRILPKGLAELLKRLTGEQQIAAA, encoded by the coding sequence ATGACCGACCTGACCGTTTTCAGCTACGCCGACACCGGCGCGGGCATTCGGACCGTCGCCCGCGACGGGGAGGCATGGTTCGTCGCCTCCGACATCACCGGCATCCTCGGCTACGGCGGCGGCGCCCGGAACGCCATCACCCGCCTTCCGGACCGCATGAAGGGTGTTGAGGAAATCAACACCCCCGGCGGCCTGCAGCGGATGACTGTCATCAGTGAGGCCGGCGCCTACCGGCTCGCGATGCGGAGCAACCTGCCGGACGCCGAACGATTCCAGGACTGGATCGCTGAGGACGTCATTCCGGCGATCCGCAAGACCGGGCGCTACGAGGTCGCCCCGGCAATTCCGCAGACGTACGCCGACGCGCTCCAGCTCGCCGCCGACCAGGCCCGACAGATCGAAGCTCAAGCCGCCGCGCTTGCCGAGGCCGCCCCAGCCGCCGAGGCATGGAGCCACCTGGCCAGCGCCGACGGGGACCTGTCGGTCGCGGAGGCGGCGAAGAACCTCTCCCGCCACCCGCAGATCACGATCGGCCGGGACCGGCTGTTCACGGTGATGGCTCGCGAGAAGTGGATCTACCGGGGTGAGTCCCACCAGCGGTGGACCGTCTACCAGTACGCGGTCGACCGGGGCTGGGTGACGGAGAAGGCGTCGTCCCACTACCACCCCAGGACCGGCGAACTGGTTCTTGACCCGCCGCAGGTTCGCATCCTGCCGAAGGGCCTGGCTGAGCTGCTCAAGCGGTTGACCGGCGAGCAGCAAATCGCGGCCGCCTGA
- a CDS encoding helix-turn-helix domain-containing protein has product MSEHAERKRRRRPLPMDPSLIARRRRALGMTITQTAAKARITKGYLSQIESGQRGGSPSVVLQIAAALECSPDDLAPAGDKAAA; this is encoded by the coding sequence ATGAGCGAACACGCCGAACGCAAGAGGCGTCGCCGTCCGCTCCCGATGGACCCCTCCCTGATCGCCAGGCGTCGCCGGGCGCTCGGGATGACCATCACGCAGACGGCGGCGAAGGCCCGGATCACCAAGGGCTACCTGAGCCAGATCGAGAGCGGGCAGCGCGGCGGATCCCCCTCCGTGGTGTTGCAGATTGCAGCGGCGCTGGAGTGCTCGCCCGACGACCTCGCCCCCGCCGGCGACAAGGCGGCCGCCTGA
- a CDS encoding helix-turn-helix domain-containing protein yields the protein MPHQELTPLGELLEHARSKVLHLSVRQAAKRAGVSPTLWTQVVTGRRAGSPRPVRTTVRTVVAMALAVNVDPGEALGIAGMPSAPEAIEAIVSELHAGIEAESQVASRNLADEIERIGTLHGVTADEKIRMVNTLINIHEQRAAESGTR from the coding sequence ATGCCTCACCAGGAGCTGACGCCGCTCGGCGAGTTGCTCGAGCACGCCCGCAGTAAGGTGCTGCACCTCTCCGTACGTCAGGCGGCCAAGCGCGCAGGGGTGAGCCCCACCCTCTGGACCCAGGTCGTCACCGGCAGAAGAGCGGGATCACCAAGGCCCGTGCGCACTACCGTGCGCACCGTGGTGGCGATGGCCCTGGCCGTGAACGTGGATCCGGGCGAGGCGCTCGGCATTGCCGGCATGCCCTCAGCACCCGAGGCGATCGAGGCGATCGTGTCCGAACTGCACGCGGGCATCGAGGCCGAGAGCCAGGTAGCGAGCCGGAATCTCGCCGACGAGATCGAGCGCATCGGCACGCTTCACGGCGTCACGGCAGACGAGAAAATCCGCATGGTCAACACGCTCATCAATATCCACGAGCAGCGCGCAGCGGAATCCGGAACCAGATAA